Proteins encoded within one genomic window of Methanosarcina barkeri str. Wiesmoor:
- a CDS encoding metal-dependent hydrolase, with amino-acid sequence MPYPVVHVLFFVFCISAVAVFAATRSFFRGELSLKGSTHLIFLLFIGSICSLFPDIVIIHSLFVSGTMEHCWAGPIPTHSLLFSLLAVLFGIVAGYAKYREPGRAMYLGLFAEAAFSSHLLLDDISEGGCEYLYPLYEKKISVFSMMDIGFRGTGIFDYLMASFVSVFFVWSIIMMALFALSKYGFELNYKEEK; translated from the coding sequence ATGCCTTACCCGGTTGTACATGTGCTATTCTTCGTATTCTGTATAAGTGCAGTAGCAGTCTTTGCTGCTACCAGATCATTTTTTCGAGGAGAACTCTCTCTTAAGGGTTCAACGCATTTAATTTTTCTGCTGTTCATAGGCAGTATCTGTTCCTTATTCCCGGATATTGTGATCATTCACAGCCTGTTTGTAAGCGGTACTATGGAGCATTGCTGGGCCGGTCCCATTCCAACCCATTCACTTTTATTCAGTCTTCTCGCAGTCCTGTTCGGGATCGTTGCAGGATACGCTAAATACAGGGAGCCTGGCAGGGCAATGTATCTTGGACTTTTTGCAGAGGCTGCATTTTCTTCACACCTGTTGCTCGATGACATTAGTGAAGGCGGGTGTGAGTACCTTTATCCATTATACGAGAAAAAGATCAGTGTATTTTCAATGATGGACATAGGTTTTCGGGGAACCGGAATTTTTGATTACTTGATGGCATCTTTTGTATCGGTCTTTTTTGTTTGGTCCATAATAATGATGGCACTCTTTGCCCTGAGTAAGTACGGTTTTGAGCTAAACTACAAAGAAGAAAAATAA
- a CDS encoding acyltransferase, with product MGGIRTTAVVSNRDQVTFCEIADHYHSNKLLFGIKYFKNWILERLASSAPVPSWRAKLHRMRGVNIGENVYVGYDVVFDRIHPELITIGDYSEIGDKCILSAHTRGSLTTRQAYPRTMAPIKIGRGVSVNPGCIITQGVEIGDNSIIGIGSVVSRNISPNSLALGYPARVIKKLEDVGELKT from the coding sequence ATGGGGGGTATTCGTACGACTGCTGTAGTGTCTAATAGAGATCAGGTAACCTTTTGCGAAATTGCGGACCATTATCACAGTAATAAACTTCTTTTTGGCATTAAATATTTTAAAAATTGGATTCTAGAACGGCTTGCTTCAAGCGCTCCAGTTCCTTCCTGGAGAGCTAAATTGCACAGAATGCGGGGTGTAAATATCGGGGAGAATGTATATGTCGGCTATGATGTGGTTTTTGACAGGATACACCCTGAATTAATTACGATAGGGGATTACTCGGAAATTGGCGATAAATGCATATTATCTGCACATACGAGAGGAAGTTTGACTACAAGACAGGCATATCCGAGAACTATGGCTCCCATAAAAATAGGACGTGGAGTCTCTGTAAATCCAGGATGTATAATCACGCAGGGTGTTGAAATCGGGGATAACTCAATAATAGGTATTGGATCCGTAGTTAGCCGTAATATCTCTCCAAATAGTCTTGCCCTGGGTTATCCTGCAAGGGTTATCAAAAAACTTGAAGATGTAGGAGAACTTAAAACCTGA
- a CDS encoding DUF362 domain-containing protein, whose translation MNTKVSIVECQDYSDAKKAVKEALNLIGGLEKVIVPGSRVLLKPNVLSIRPPEDAVTTHPAIVSAMCELVLEAGGIPVIGDGSGIVKPGTTTTSQALKASGIEDVASDHGVELINFETSGFIEVDVPGARQFSHLYISKAVLEADIVISLPKLKTHELTLYTGAIKNFFGAIPQKTRKQAHFLEDRRRFGEAVVDIYSVVKPQLAVMDGVIGMEGNGPSNGTPVLAGVIMASYNCVALDIVASELIGIDPLKVPTNKAALERGFGTEHPEIIGVPLEKIKVRFKSPEGGITAYMPAFLMRILRKQLAVRPIINTSNCALCKACVSNCSAHAIEEINRTLKINEEKCIHCYCCRELCPNDAVELKKSLLMKLVSRGKS comes from the coding sequence ATGAATACAAAGGTCTCAATTGTTGAATGCCAGGACTACTCGGATGCTAAAAAAGCAGTAAAAGAAGCACTGAACCTGATAGGTGGACTTGAGAAGGTTATAGTTCCTGGCAGCCGCGTGCTCCTCAAACCCAATGTGCTTTCTATCCGACCACCAGAGGATGCCGTCACCACCCATCCGGCGATAGTGTCCGCTATGTGCGAACTGGTCTTGGAAGCTGGAGGCATTCCAGTCATAGGAGATGGGTCCGGCATTGTAAAACCCGGAACTACTACAACTTCGCAAGCGCTTAAAGCGTCCGGCATTGAGGATGTTGCTTCCGATCATGGGGTTGAACTTATCAATTTTGAGACCTCAGGTTTTATTGAAGTTGATGTTCCGGGCGCAAGGCAGTTTTCTCATCTGTACATCTCAAAAGCTGTACTTGAGGCAGATATAGTAATCTCGCTTCCAAAGCTTAAGACCCATGAACTTACATTGTATACGGGGGCAATCAAAAATTTCTTCGGCGCCATACCTCAGAAAACCAGAAAACAAGCTCATTTCCTGGAAGACCGCCGCCGTTTTGGGGAAGCGGTTGTGGATATATATTCTGTTGTCAAGCCCCAGCTTGCAGTTATGGATGGGGTAATCGGAATGGAAGGAAATGGCCCATCCAATGGTACACCTGTCCTTGCAGGTGTAATTATGGCAAGTTATAACTGTGTAGCCCTGGATATTGTAGCCTCTGAGCTTATAGGAATCGATCCTTTAAAGGTCCCTACAAATAAAGCTGCACTCGAAAGAGGTTTCGGAACCGAACATCCCGAAATTATAGGAGTACCTCTGGAAAAGATAAAGGTCAGATTCAAAAGCCCTGAAGGTGGAATAACTGCTTACATGCCAGCTTTCCTTATGAGAATCCTTAGAAAGCAGTTAGCTGTAAGACCAATTATTAACACTTCAAACTGTGCACTTTGTAAAGCCTGCGTTTCGAACTGTTCGGCACATGCCATAGAGGAAATAAACCGAACACTCAAAATTAACGAGGAAAAGTGCATTCACTGTTATTGCTGCCGCGAACTTTGCCCTAATGATGCGGTAGAATTAAAAAAATCACTGCTTATGAAGCTTGTAAGCAGAGGCAAAAGTTAA